One Urocitellus parryii isolate mUroPar1 chromosome 9, mUroPar1.hap1, whole genome shotgun sequence DNA segment encodes these proteins:
- the Baiap3 gene encoding BAI1-associated protein 3 isoform X1, whose amino-acid sequence MSTLLEIKSSVLRQVQVCPSFRRKTEQEPASTSVDLQEPATGAWKPGDGVEFFAHMRLILKKGEGRQGLPCPEWWWMQALRAPRPSPMHPSQVLLRSGSPAPAEPVDSNRGLRALTQEEVEMLYEEALYTVLHRAGTMSPDQVDDEEVLLAYLQQVFGTNPEQHAEAIERVKKAKAPTYALKVSVMRAKNLLAKDPNGFSDPYCMLGILPASGTPREQSGQKEQRFSFRKGSKRSGPLPAKCIQVTEVKSSTLNPVWKEHFLFEIEDVSTDQLHLDIWDHDDDVSLAEACRKLNEVIGLKGMSRYFKQIVKSARANGTAGPTEDHTDDFLGCLNIPVREVPVAGADRWFKLEPRSSASRVQGDCHLVLRLITTQRDTIMSQRGRFGFLSYLLLLSRVLRFEHRVEEPNSSSWHGELSGPGTTILCLHGAQSNLSPLQLAVLHWQVSSRHHQTRTLDYGYLLGLLEDMQAHWEEAPLLPQEQEESLADSFSAFSEFGLRLLRQLRDYFPATNSTAVYRLELLLKCLDKLQLFQPSFEICPFETELNMDIAAALKRGNREWYDRLLSAKSPRELPGPQRLAGLVELADVIYEDLQACYGIYASLFHGILKVDFFTLTFRQLERLVAEEAWVLTEELSPKMTLQVASGLFELYLTLADIQHFWSYIPGRDSRSLALAGIHTPFLPAVKLWLQVLRDQSKWRLQGAVDVDTLEPVDASSRHSSSAATASLCFSHIQELWVRLAWPDPAQAQGLGTQLSQDLCEAVLFYTELLRKKVDAQPGAAGEAVSEPLCVVLNNVELVRRASGQALRGLAWPEGALGLEGVLPRPLLSCIQALEEDLHREAHTVTAHLTSKMVADIRKYVQHISLSPDSIQNDEAVAPLMKYLDEKLALLNASLVKENLSRVLEALWELLLQAILQALGANSDVSADFYGRFHFTLEALVSFFHAEGQGLPLESLRDGSYKRLEEELRLHKCSTRECIEQFYLDKLKQRSLEQNRFGRLSVRCHYEAAEQRLAVEVLHAADLLPLDANGLSDPFVIVELGPPHLFPLVRSQRTQVKARTLHPVFDELFHFSVPAEACRHRGACVLFTVMDHDWLSTNDFAGEAALSLGSVSGIARPQVGAGSRAGQPITLHLRRPRAQVRSALRMLEGRTNKEAQEFVKKLKELEKCMEADP is encoded by the exons ATGTCAACCTTGCTGGAGATCAAGAGCAGCGTGCTCAGGCAGGTGCAGGTGTGCCCGTCCTTCCGCCGCAAGACGGAACAGGAGCCCGCAAGCACCAGTGTGGACCTGCAGGAGCCTGCCACAGGGGCCTG GAAACCTGGGGATGGCGTGGAGTTCTTTGCCCACATGCGTCTCATCCTGAAGAAGGGGGAAGGCAGACAGGGCCTGCCGTGCCCTGAG TGGTGGTGGATGCAGGCCCTGCGTGCCCCCAGACCATCACCCATGCACCCCTCGCAGGTCCTCTTACGCAGTGGCTCACCAGCCCCAGCTGAGCCTGTGGACTCCAACCGTGGCCTGAGAGCCCTGACCCAGGAGGAG GTGGAGATGCTGTATGAGGAGGCCCTGTATACAGTCCTCCACCGGGCAGGCACCATGAGTCCTGACCAGGTGGATGATGAAGAAGTCCTTCTGGCCTACCTTCAGCAG GTGTTTGGCACCAACCCAGAGCAGCATGCTGAGGCCATTGAGCGTGTGAAGAAGGCCAAG GCCCCCACATATGCCCTGAAAGTTTCTGTCATGCGTGCCAAGAACCTTCTGGCCAAAGACCCCAACG GCTTCAGCGACCCCTATTGCATGCTGGGCATCTTGCCGGCCTCGGGCACCCCTCGGGAGCAGAGTGGGCAGAAGGAGCAGCGCTTCAGCTTCCGTAAGGGCAGCAAGCGCAGCGGCCCGCTGCCAGCCAAGTGCATCCAGGTCACCGAGGTCAAGAGCAGCACTCTGAACCCCGTCTGGAAGGAGCACTTCCTGTT TGAGATTGAGGATGTCAGCACTGACCAGCTGCACTTGGACATCTG GGACCACGATGATGATGTGTCCCTGGCAGAAGCATGCAGGAAGCTGAATGAAGTAATTGGCCTGAAGGGCATGAGCAG GTACTTCAAGCAGATTGTTAAGTCAGCTCGAGCGAATGGCACGGCAGGGCCCACCGAGGACCACACGGATGACTTCCTGGGGTGCCTCAACATCCCAGTGCGG GAGGTGCCCGTGGCTGGAGCAGACCGCTGGTTCAAGCTGGAACCACGTTCCAGCGCCTCCCGTGTGCAGGGGGATTGTCACCTGGTCCTCAGGCTGATCACCACGCAG AGGGATACCATCATGAGCCAGCGTGGGAGATTCGGCTTCTTGTCCTACCTGTTGCTGCTCAGCCGTGTGCTGCGGTTCGAGCATCGCGTGGAGGAG CCCAATTCAAGCAGCTGGCATGGCGAGCTCAGCGGGCCTGGGACCACCATCCTCTGTCTGCACGGAGCCCAGAGCAACCTGTCCCCCTTGCAGCTGGCTGTACT GCACTGGCAAGTCAGCAGCCGCCACCATCAGACCCGCACTCTCGACTACGGCTACCTTCTGGGGCTGCTGGAGGACATGCAGGCACACTGGGAGGAGGCACCCCTGCTACCCCAGGAGCAG GAGGAGAGTCTGGCTGACAGCTTTTCTGCTTTCTCTGAGTTCGGGCTGCGACTGCTGCGCCAGCTCCGGGATTACTTCCCTGCCACCAATAGCACAGCCGTGTACCGACTGGAGCTGCTGCTGAA GTGTCTGGACAAGCTGCAGCTCTTCCAGCCCTCCTTTGAGATCTGCCCCTTTGAGACGGAGCTGAACATGGACATCGCTGCTGCCCTGAAG AGGGGCAACCGTGAGTGGTACGACAGGCTCCTGAGTGCCAAGAGTCCTCGAGAGCTG CCAGGACCACAGCGCCTGGCCGGGCTTGTCGAACTGGCAGACGTCATCTATGAGGACCTGCAGGCCTGCTATGGCATCTACGCCAGCCTTTTCCATGG CATCCTCAAGGTGGACTTCTTCACCCTTACTTTCCGGCAGCTGGAGCGTCTG GTGGCCGAGGAGGCATGGGTGCTGACGGAGGAGCTGAGCCCCAAGATGACCCTACAAGTGGCCTCGGGGCTCTTTGAGCTCTATCTGACCCTGGCTGACATCCAGCACTTctggagctacatccccggccG AGACAGTCGCTCCCTGGCGCTGGCCGGCATCCACACCCCATTCCTGCCTGCTGTGAAGCTCTGGCTGCAGGTGCTGCGGGACCAGTCCAAGTGGCGCCTTCAGGGAGCTGTGGATGTGGACACG CTGGAGCCTGTGGATGCCTCGTCCAGGCACAGCAGCTCTGCAGCTACTGCCAGCCTCTGCTTCAGCCACATCCAGGAGCTCTGGGTCCGGCTGGCATGGCCTGAccctgcccaggcccaggggcTGGGCACCCAGCTTAGCCAG GACCTGTGTGAGGCTGTCCTCTTCTACACTGAGCTGCTGCGGAAGAAGGTGGATGCCCAGCCTGGAGCTGCTGGCGAGGCTGTGAGTGAGCCG CTCTGTGTGGTGCTCAACAACGTGGAGCTCGTGCGCAGGGCCTCAGGGCAGGCACTGAGGGGCCTGGCATGGCCCGAGGGGGCCTTGGGGCTGGAGGGGGTGCTTCCCCGCCCCCTGCTCAGCTGCATACAGGCCCTGGAGGAGGACCTGCATCGGGAGGCCCACACTGTGACGGCACACCTGACCTCCAAG ATGGTGGCTGACATTCGGAAGTACGTGCAACACATCAGCCTCTCCCCTGACTCTATTCAGAATGATGAG GCTGTGGCCCCACTCATGAAGTACCTGGATGAGAAACTGGCCTTGCTGAATGCCTCGCTGGTGAAGGAGAACCTGAGCAG GGTGCTGGAGGCCCTCTGGGAGCTGCTGCTGCAGGCCATTCTGCAGGCGCTGGGCGCCAACAGTGATGTCTCTGCAGACTTCTACGGGCGCTTCCACTTCACATTGGAG GCTCTTGTCAGTTTTTTCCACGCTGAGGGCCAGGGCCTGcccctggagagcctgagggatgGAAGCTACAAG AGGCTGGAGGAAGAGCTGCGTCTGCACAAGTGCTCCACCCGGGAATGCATTGAGCAGTTCTACCTGGACAAGCTCAAGCAG AGGTCGCTGGAGCAGAACCGGTTTGGCCGCCTGAGTGTCCGCTGCCACTATGAGGCAGCCGAGCAGCGGCTGGCCGTGGAGGTGCTGCATGCCGCAGACCTGCTCCCCTTGGACGCCAATG GCCTGAGTGACCCCTTCGTGATCGTGGAACTGGGCCCACCTCATCTCTTCCCACTGGTCCGCAGCCAGAGGACCCAGGTCAAGGCCCGGACATTGCACCCAGTGTTCGACGAGCTCTTCCACTT TTCTGTGCCCGCAGAAGCATGCCGCCACCGTGGGGCCTGTGTGCTGTTCACTGTCATGGACCATGACTGGCTGTCCACCAATGACTTCGCTGGGGAGGCTGCCCTCAGCCTGGGGAGCGTCAGTGGCATTGCGAGGCCCCAGGTGGGAGCGGGCTCGAGGGCTGGGCAGCCCATCACCCTGCACCTGCGACGGCCTAGAGCCCAGG TGAGGTCAGCACTGAGGATGCTGGAAGGTCGCACCAATAAGGAGGCACAAGAGTTCGTCAAGAAGCTCAAGGAACTGGAGAAGTGCATGGAGGCTGACCCCTGA